The genomic window TGCCCGGCTCATCACCGCGAGGTCGCCCAGCACGATGGCCGCCGCTTTCTCGCCGCTCTCCATCGCGCCCTGAATGCCGCTCATGGAAGTGATTTCACCGGCCAGCAGCACGCCGGGCAGGTGGGTGGCGTGACCTGGCAGGCTGGCCGCGTAATCGGGCGGCTGGGGATACTGGGCGTAGGAGATACGCTCCACTGCGATGGTTTTCAGGTTTTCAACACCTGCGCCGTACCAGACTCTCAATTCGGCCCGCACTGCCACGTCCAGCTCAGCGTCGCTCAGGGCAGGGTCGCCCAGCACTGTGACGGTCAGCAGCGCTTGACCGGTGGGGGCACGTTCAGGCAGCAGATGGCTGAGCCACTGAGCGTTATTGATCAGCCCGTCACGCGGATTAAGCATCAAACGGTGCTCAGCGTCGAGCGCCGGCGAGCTGGAGTAATACAGGTAAGTGCTGCTGACTTTGCCACGCCCGATCTCCTCACCGAGAAGCTGGCCTGCGCTGGCCGGGTCGGTGGCCACGATGACCTGCAGCGCTTCTAACTCGCCCAGCGAGGTGATGACGCTCACGCCCCGGCCGTGCGGTGAGAGCTTCAGCACGCGGGCGTTCAGGGTCACGTCACTGCCTACCGCGAGCTGCTCGCTGATGGCCGACACGCCGCGCCGGGGCAAGCTGATCGGGCCGCTGAGCAGCATCCGCAAGTAATAGCGAAACAGCCGCGCACTCGTCGAAAGATCGCGCTTCAGGAAAATGCCGCCGAAGAAGGGTGCGAAAAACCGCTCCAAGATGAGATCGGAAAAGCCCAGTCGCTGCAAGAAAACGCGGGTCGGCTCGTCGGGGCCAGTCAGCAGGGTGTGGGGCGGCACAGCGGCCACCGACACCACCAAGCGGGCAAACATCAAGCGGTCTTTGAGGGTGAGGCTGTCGGCACTCAGCAAGCCGGGAATCACGCCGGGGTCGCGGCGCGGATCGCCCAGCAACTCCGAGCGCTCACCCAGCCGGATGGCGGCGGAAGGCGGAATGCTGACCAGATCCAGCGCCGCCAGATTAAGTTGACGCTTCACGGCGGGATAGGCTTCAAACAGCACTTGGTAGCCGGCATCAAGGGTAAAGCCGCCGACTTCACGCGAGCGCACCCGCCCGCCGACTTGCTCCGCCGCTTCCAGCACCCGCACCCGCTTGCCGGCTTGCCTAAGGACGCGGGCCGCCGTCAGTCCAGCCAGCCCCGCGCCAATTACGATCACGTCCATGTGACGCAGGGTAACGCATTGGGAAGAATCAGGACGGCGCTCTAGCCCAAATCTTCTTGCCAAGCGGTGCGCTGGGCCAGGTGCGTGGCCATCACTTTGGCCAGCCAGGGCAAAGCGTCGGGCGGCAGGTCACCCGGCGAAAACCAAGCCACTTCCGAGCATTCCCGCGCCGGGTACGGCTCGCCTTGCCACTCCGCCGCCAGATAAAAGGCGTCTAGGCCGCGCAGTGGCTCGCTGCCGGTGTGATCCACATAGCGGGTCAGGCCCAGCGAGATCAGCGAGGCCGGATCAAGCGTGACGCCGATTTCTTCCCAGGCCTCGCGTGCAGCGGCCTCTGCCACCGTTTCATCGTCCTCGACGTGGCCGCCGGGGAGGCCCCACAAGCCGTTGCCGTAACTCACGCCACTACGGCGGGCCAGCAAAATTTTGCCGCCCCGCTGCAAAATGGCCCAAGCGACCAAGTGAAAAGGAGTAGCGGGCATAAACCACTATGGCAGAACTGGGCATAGGAAAGCGGTGTTTATTGGAAGGCAAATGGTGAGACTCAGAGCCGTGAATCTAGAGTTCAGCGGCAGGGCTTACTCCGCTCAGGGACGGCCCCCCGTCTCTCCTGCAACCACCTCTCTAGGCTTAACCGCTCACAGTTGCTACACTACCCCGTGCCTGTCAAACTCGCTCCGAGCATCCTCGCCTGTGATTTCACCCGACTCGGTGAAGAAATTGAAGCAGTTGCCGCCGCCGAATACCTGCACGTAGACGTGATGGACGGTCTCTTCGTGCCTAACATCAGTTTCGGTTTGCCGATTCTGGCTGCGGCCAAACGCGCCGCTTCACCCGATCAGCTCATCGACGTTCACTTGATGATCGAGCGGCCCGAGCGCTACCTCGCCGACTTTGCCGAAGCGGGAGCCGACAGCCTCACCGTTCACGTGGAAGCCACTCCGCACCTGCACCGCGCCGTCCAGATGACCAAGGCGCTGGGCAAGCGCTCGGGTGTGGTGGTCAATCCGGGCACGGCCTTGGAGACGCTGCGGCCTGTGCTGGGCGACGTAGACCTGATTTTGATCATGAGCGTCAACCCCGGCTTCGGCGGCCAGCAGTTTTTGCCGGAAGCTCTGGGGCGCGTCCGCACGGTGCGCGGCTGGCTCGATGAAATCGGCAGCGTGGCGGAATTGCAAGTCGACGGCGGCGTGAGTGCCAGCAACGCCGGAGCCCTGCGCGACGCGGGCGCGAGCGTGTTGGTGGCGGGCAGCAGCGTCTTCGGCGCGGGCGGCGCAGCAGCGGGCCTGTCGCAGTTGCGGGCCGCGTTGACGCAGGGCCGCGCATGAAGTTGCGGGTGGATCTGCTGCCGCACGGCAACTATTCCGATACGGTGCTGGTCATCGACGTGCTGCGGGCCACCACCACCGCCGTAACCTATTTGGAGCGCGGCGCTGAGGGCCTGCTGCTGACCTCCAGCCCCGACGTGGCCCTGAATCTCAAATGGCAACCCGGCGTTCACGACGACGCGGGCGAGCCGGTTCGCAACGAGCAGTATTTGCTGGGCGGGGAGCGCGGCGGCCTGGCGATTCCGGGGTTTGATTTCGGCAACAGCCCGCAGGAAGCCAGCCAGCAAAACTTCACCGGCAAGACCATCATCATGAACACCACCAACGGCACAGCTGCCGCTCACATCGCCGCCCAGAGCGGCAGCCGGGTACTGCTGGCCTCGCTCACCAACGCCCACGCGGCGGCGCGGCGGGCCAAGGCGCTGGCCGTCGAAGAAATCGCTATCGTCTGTGCCGGGACCGATGGCCGAGTAGGCTTGGAAGACGTGTACGCGGCGGGCGTCATCGCCGAGTATTTGTTGGCCCTCGGCGAACTGAGCGTAGACGACGGCGCACGCATCGCCCTGACGCTGCGGCGCAGTGCGGGCAATCCGCTGGAAGCGTTGTCGAGCAGCCAACACGGCCAAACGCTGGAAAAGCTGGGTCTCGGCGAGGACGTGCGCTACGCCGCCCAAGTTTCGGAAAGTACGCTGGTGCCCGTGATGAGCGA from Deinococcus detaillensis includes these protein-coding regions:
- a CDS encoding NAD(P)/FAD-dependent oxidoreductase, coding for MRHMDVIVIGAGLAGLTAARVLRQAGKRVRVLEAAEQVGGRVRSREVGGFTLDAGYQVLFEAYPAVKRQLNLAALDLVSIPPSAAIRLGERSELLGDPRRDPGVIPGLLSADSLTLKDRLMFARLVVSVAAVPPHTLLTGPDEPTRVFLQRLGFSDLILERFFAPFFGGIFLKRDLSTSARLFRYYLRMLLSGPISLPRRGVSAISEQLAVGSDVTLNARVLKLSPHGRGVSVITSLGELEALQVIVATDPASAGQLLGEEIGRGKVSSTYLYYSSSPALDAEHRLMLNPRDGLINNAQWLSHLLPERAPTGQALLTVTVLGDPALSDAELDVAVRAELRVWYGAGVENLKTIAVERISYAQYPQPPDYAASLPGHATHLPGVLLAGEITSMSGIQGAMESGEKAAAIVLGDLAVMSRARGA
- a CDS encoding NUDIX domain-containing protein, with the protein product MPATPFHLVAWAILQRGGKILLARRSGVSYGNGLWGLPGGHVEDDETVAEAAAREAWEEIGVTLDPASLISLGLTRYVDHTGSEPLRGLDAFYLAAEWQGEPYPARECSEVAWFSPGDLPPDALPWLAKVMATHLAQRTAWQEDLG
- the rpe gene encoding ribulose-phosphate 3-epimerase, with the translated sequence MPVKLAPSILACDFTRLGEEIEAVAAAEYLHVDVMDGLFVPNISFGLPILAAAKRAASPDQLIDVHLMIERPERYLADFAEAGADSLTVHVEATPHLHRAVQMTKALGKRSGVVVNPGTALETLRPVLGDVDLILIMSVNPGFGGQQFLPEALGRVRTVRGWLDEIGSVAELQVDGGVSASNAGALRDAGASVLVAGSSVFGAGGAAAGLSQLRAALTQGRA
- a CDS encoding 2-phosphosulfolactate phosphatase; this translates as MKLRVDLLPHGNYSDTVLVIDVLRATTTAVTYLERGAEGLLLTSSPDVALNLKWQPGVHDDAGEPVRNEQYLLGGERGGLAIPGFDFGNSPQEASQQNFTGKTIIMNTTNGTAAAHIAAQSGSRVLLASLTNAHAAARRAKALAVEEIAIVCAGTDGRVGLEDVYAAGVIAEYLLALGELSVDDGARIALTLRRSAGNPLEALSSSQHGQTLEKLGLGEDVRYAAQVSESTLVPVMSEVQDVEGALRFVAAT